In Bacillus sp. NP247, one DNA window encodes the following:
- the radA gene encoding DNA repair protein RadA encodes MAKKKTKFTCQECGYQSPKYMGKCPGCGQWNTLVEEMEPVVSSRRLNYANAIQSEVTKPRRLTEVETKSEARIETKFQEFNRVLGGGIVDGSLVLIGGDPGIGKSTLLLQISSQLADSSYDVLYISGEESAKQIKLRADRLDVKGSNLFVVAETDLQRIAAHIEEMNPAFVVIDSIQTIHLPEVTSAPGSVAQVRECTAELMKLAKTKGIPIFIVGHVTKEGAIAGPRMLEHMVDAVLYFEGDRHHTYRILRAVKNRFGSTNEMGIFEMKELGLAEVLNPSEIFLEERPVGVAGSTVVASMEGTRPVLVEIQALISPTSFGNPRRMATGIDHNRVSLIMAVLEKRTGLLLQNQDAYLKVAGGLKLDEPAIDLAVALSIASSFRDKATAPTDAVIGEVGLTGEIRRVSRIEQRVQEAAKLGFQRAIIPRKNLGGWTIPDGIEVVGVSNLGEALRLTLGG; translated from the coding sequence ATGGCTAAAAAGAAAACGAAATTTACATGTCAAGAATGTGGTTATCAGTCGCCAAAATATATGGGGAAGTGTCCTGGATGTGGTCAATGGAATACGCTTGTTGAAGAGATGGAACCAGTTGTATCATCAAGACGCCTTAATTATGCCAATGCAATTCAATCAGAAGTAACAAAACCAAGACGCTTAACAGAGGTGGAAACAAAGTCTGAGGCGCGTATTGAAACGAAATTTCAAGAGTTTAACCGTGTGCTTGGTGGCGGGATTGTAGATGGATCTTTAGTACTTATTGGTGGAGACCCTGGAATTGGGAAATCAACATTGTTATTACAAATTTCATCGCAATTAGCAGATTCTTCATATGATGTACTATACATATCAGGTGAGGAGTCAGCAAAGCAGATTAAACTTCGTGCAGATCGTTTGGATGTAAAGGGTAGTAATCTATTTGTTGTAGCAGAGACTGATTTACAGCGAATTGCAGCGCACATTGAAGAGATGAATCCAGCTTTTGTTGTTATTGACTCTATTCAGACGATACATTTACCTGAAGTGACGTCAGCCCCAGGGAGTGTAGCGCAAGTACGTGAATGTACAGCGGAATTAATGAAACTTGCAAAGACGAAAGGGATTCCTATTTTTATCGTCGGACATGTGACAAAAGAAGGGGCAATTGCAGGACCACGTATGCTAGAACATATGGTTGATGCAGTTCTTTACTTTGAAGGAGATCGTCACCATACATATCGTATTTTGCGAGCTGTGAAGAACCGTTTTGGTTCCACAAATGAAATGGGTATCTTTGAAATGAAGGAACTAGGTCTTGCAGAAGTACTAAATCCTTCTGAAATTTTCCTTGAGGAACGACCAGTTGGAGTTGCAGGATCCACAGTGGTTGCTTCAATGGAAGGAACAAGACCGGTTTTAGTAGAAATACAAGCATTAATCTCCCCTACTAGTTTTGGGAATCCTCGAAGAATGGCGACGGGAATTGATCATAACCGCGTTTCACTTATTATGGCAGTGCTAGAAAAAAGAACAGGTTTATTGTTGCAAAATCAAGACGCATATTTAAAAGTTGCGGGTGGCTTGAAATTAGATGAACCAGCAATCGATTTAGCTGTCGCCTTAAGTATTGCTTCAAGTTTCAGAGATAAAGCTACTGCACCAACCGATGCGGTAATAGGAGAAGTAGGCCTAACTGGAGAAATAAGAAGAGTATCAAGAATTGAACAACGTGTACAAGAAGCAGCGAAATTAGGATTTCAACGTGCTATTATTCCTAGAAAAAATTTGGGAGGATGGACAATTCCAGATGGGATTGAGGTAGTAGGTGTTTCTAATTTAGGAGAAGCGCTTCGTTTGACATTAGGAGGCTAG
- the disA gene encoding DNA integrity scanning diadenylate cyclase DisA: MEENKQRVKSMINILQLVAPGTPLREGIDNVLRAQTGGLIVLGYNEQIKSIVDGGFHINCAFSPASLYELAKMDGALILNETGSKILIANAQLVPDPSIDSIETGMRHRTAERVAKQTASLVVAISQRRNVITLYQGNLRYTLKDIGVILTKANQAIQTLEKYKAVWNDGITNLGILEFEEVVTMSEVVHVLHSVEMVLRIKNEILSYIHELGTEGRLIRLQLTELLADLEAEAALLIKDYYQEKTQDHHQILKKLQDLANTQLLEDSDLVKLLGYPGQTSLEESVTPRGYRIASKISRVPPLIIENLINRFKTLQGVCRATINELDDVEGIGEVRAKKIREGLKRIQEHLYMSRHN; this comes from the coding sequence ATGGAGGAAAACAAGCAACGTGTTAAAAGTATGATTAACATTCTACAGCTTGTTGCCCCGGGAACACCACTACGCGAAGGGATAGATAACGTACTTCGTGCGCAAACTGGAGGGCTAATTGTTCTTGGGTATAATGAGCAGATTAAAAGTATTGTTGATGGAGGATTTCACATTAATTGTGCATTCTCACCGGCTAGTTTATATGAATTAGCAAAAATGGATGGAGCACTTATTTTAAATGAAACTGGGAGCAAAATTTTAATTGCAAATGCACAATTAGTTCCAGATCCATCCATTGATTCTATTGAAACAGGTATGCGTCACCGAACGGCAGAGCGTGTAGCAAAGCAGACGGCTAGCCTTGTTGTTGCTATTTCACAAAGACGTAACGTAATTACACTATATCAAGGGAATTTACGTTATACACTAAAAGATATAGGTGTAATTTTAACAAAGGCAAACCAAGCTATTCAAACGTTAGAAAAATATAAAGCTGTATGGAATGATGGGATTACGAATTTGGGCATTCTAGAATTTGAAGAGGTCGTTACAATGTCCGAAGTAGTTCACGTTTTACATAGTGTTGAAATGGTACTGCGTATTAAAAATGAAATATTGAGCTACATTCATGAGTTAGGAACGGAAGGAAGGTTAATTCGTTTACAACTTACAGAATTACTGGCCGACTTAGAAGCAGAGGCAGCGTTATTAATTAAGGATTATTATCAAGAAAAAACGCAGGATCACCATCAAATTTTGAAAAAGTTACAAGATCTTGCAAATACACAGCTTTTAGAGGATAGCGATTTAGTTAAATTGCTTGGCTATCCAGGGCAAACGAGCTTAGAAGAAAGTGTGACACCGAGGGGATACCGAATCGCAAGCAAAATTTCTCGTGTTCCACCACTTATCATTGAAAATTTAATTAATCGATTTAAAACATTGCAAGGTGTTTGTCGTGCAACTATTAATGAATTGGATGATGTGGAAGGAATTGGGGAAGTTAGGGCGAAGAAAATACGAGAGGGCCTAAAAAGAATTCAAGAGCATCTCTATATGAGTAGACACAATTAA
- a CDS encoding PIN/TRAM domain-containing protein — MLKRIVQLFFLVIGGALGIYLIPKVINVLDIGAVPLLEGSYVRAIIGAIILFLTTFWLVDYIVQLIKHIEEALVKAPVADVLFGTLGLISGLIVAYLILIPIREFTIPVISTVLQVFFTLLLGYLGFQVGFKKRNELLGLFTLPQRGGKKKNNSENEEVEVEKSTTHWKILDTSVIIDGRIADICQTKFLEGTIVIPQFVLEELQHIADSSDALKRNRGRRGLDILNRIQKEMPIPVEIYEGDFEDIQEVDSKLVKLAKVTGGTVVTNDFNLNKVSELQGVTVLNINDLANAIKPVVLPGEELSVYVVKDGKEQNQGVAYLDDGTMIVVEDGREYVGSQLNVLVTSVLQTSAGRMIFAKRKLLEKAL; from the coding sequence ATGTTAAAACGGATCGTACAGCTCTTCTTTTTAGTGATCGGGGGAGCGTTAGGGATTTACTTAATCCCAAAAGTTATTAATGTATTAGACATCGGTGCTGTTCCTTTATTGGAGGGATCGTATGTTCGCGCAATTATTGGTGCAATTATTTTATTTTTAACAACATTTTGGCTTGTAGATTATATTGTTCAACTTATTAAGCATATTGAAGAGGCACTTGTAAAGGCGCCTGTAGCAGATGTTTTATTTGGTACATTAGGGTTGATCTCTGGTCTTATTGTTGCATATTTAATTTTAATACCAATTCGTGAATTTACAATTCCAGTTATTAGCACAGTGTTGCAAGTGTTCTTTACTCTTTTACTTGGGTATTTAGGATTCCAAGTAGGATTTAAAAAGAGGAATGAATTGCTAGGGTTATTTACATTACCCCAACGCGGAGGTAAGAAGAAAAACAATAGTGAGAACGAAGAGGTAGAGGTAGAAAAATCTACAACTCATTGGAAAATTCTCGATACGAGTGTAATTATTGATGGACGTATTGCTGATATTTGCCAAACGAAGTTTTTAGAAGGAACAATTGTGATTCCACAATTCGTATTAGAAGAGCTTCAGCATATTGCCGATTCTTCCGATGCTTTAAAGCGTAATCGTGGCCGCAGAGGATTAGACATTTTAAATCGTATTCAAAAAGAGATGCCAATTCCGGTAGAAATTTATGAAGGCGATTTCGAGGATATCCAAGAAGTGGATAGCAAACTTGTAAAGTTAGCGAAAGTCACTGGTGGAACTGTAGTAACGAATGATTTCAACTTAAATAAAGTTTCTGAATTACAAGGAGTAACCGTGTTAAACATTAATGATTTAGCAAATGCAATTAAACCAGTTGTGCTCCCTGGTGAAGAATTAAGTGTTTATGTTGTGAAAGATGGTAAAGAACAAAATCAAGGTGTTGCATACTTAGATGATGGCACGATGATTGTAGTAGAAGACGGTAGAGAATATGTCGGCTCGCAACTTAATGTACTTGTTACGAGTGTGTTGCAAACATCGGCTGGTCGTATGATTTTCGCCAAACGTAAATTATTAGAAAAAGCATTATAA
- the ispD gene encoding 2-C-methyl-D-erythritol 4-phosphate cytidylyltransferase yields the protein MYTLIIPAAGQGKRMGADKNKLFLLINEVPIIVHTLRAFEKDRACKSIIMAINEEERPYFEELMQKYPVEKQVQFIQGGAERQDSVYNALQHVSGVEYVLVHDGARPFVTNKMIQDVLTTAEKYGASICAVPVKDTIKKVEQGVVVETVERSQLKAVQTPQGFSVPLLLEAHRSAKQSCFLGTDDASLVERVGKQVGVVEGSYYNIKVTTPEDLLIAESFLHVQKK from the coding sequence ATGTATACATTAATTATTCCAGCAGCGGGACAAGGAAAACGGATGGGTGCTGACAAAAATAAGTTATTCTTACTTATAAATGAAGTGCCGATTATTGTGCATACATTACGTGCTTTTGAAAAAGATAGAGCATGCAAAAGTATTATTATGGCAATTAACGAAGAAGAACGCCCGTATTTTGAGGAGTTAATGCAGAAGTACCCAGTTGAAAAACAGGTGCAATTTATTCAAGGCGGGGCTGAAAGGCAAGATAGCGTATATAATGCGCTTCAGCATGTGAGCGGAGTTGAGTATGTTCTCGTACACGATGGTGCGCGCCCGTTCGTAACGAATAAAATGATACAAGATGTATTAACTACAGCAGAAAAATATGGAGCCTCCATTTGTGCAGTGCCAGTAAAGGATACCATTAAGAAAGTAGAACAGGGTGTTGTTGTTGAAACGGTAGAACGTTCTCAGCTTAAAGCCGTTCAAACACCGCAAGGATTTTCTGTTCCTCTTTTATTAGAGGCTCATAGAAGTGCAAAGCAAAGTTGTTTTCTTGGTACAGATGATGCAAGTCTCGTAGAACGTGTAGGGAAGCAAGTAGGTGTAGTAGAGGGGAGTTACTATAATATTAAAGTGACTACTCCAGAGGATTTACTAATTGCTGAAAGTTTCCTTCATGTTCAGAAGAAATAG
- the ispF gene encoding 2-C-methyl-D-erythritol 2,4-cyclodiphosphate synthase — protein MFRIGQGFDVHEFAEGRPLIIGGITIPHEKGLIGHSDADVLLHTIADACLGAIAAGDIGKHFPDTDPAFKDADSAVLLQKVWEFVREQGYELGNLDCTIIAQRPKMAPHIESMRKRISELLETSIDNINVKATTTEKLGFTGREEGIASQAVVLLQKK, from the coding sequence ATGTTTCGAATTGGACAAGGTTTTGATGTACATGAATTTGCGGAAGGTAGACCGTTAATTATCGGCGGAATTACAATTCCTCATGAAAAAGGATTAATCGGTCACTCGGATGCAGATGTATTGTTACATACGATTGCTGACGCGTGTTTAGGAGCAATTGCAGCAGGAGATATTGGAAAACATTTTCCTGATACAGATCCTGCCTTTAAAGATGCGGATTCAGCTGTATTGTTACAAAAGGTTTGGGAATTTGTGCGTGAACAAGGTTATGAGCTAGGGAACCTAGATTGTACAATTATTGCCCAAAGGCCAAAAATGGCACCGCATATTGAAAGCATGCGTAAACGCATTAGTGAACTATTAGAAACGTCTATTGATAATATTAATGTAAAGGCAACAACAACAGAAAAATTAGGATTTACAGGTAGAGAAGAAGGGATTGCTTCTCAAGCGGTTGTTTTATTACAGAAAAAATAG